Proteins encoded in a region of the Pseudomonas shahriarae genome:
- the greB gene encoding transcription elongation factor GreB: MSTKLITKEGHEALKKELDYLWREKRPDTTRKVTWAASLGDRSENADYQYNKKLLREIDRRVRYLRKRLEDMRVVEYMPEQEGKVFFGAWVDIENEQGETKRFRIVGYDEIYERMDYISIDSPMARALLRKEVDDEAIVQTPNGEMCWWITGIEYIK; encoded by the coding sequence TTGAGTACCAAGCTGATTACCAAAGAAGGTCATGAGGCACTGAAAAAAGAGCTCGATTACCTGTGGCGAGAAAAACGTCCTGATACAACGCGCAAGGTGACGTGGGCTGCTTCGCTGGGAGACCGCAGCGAGAACGCCGACTACCAGTACAACAAGAAGCTGCTGCGTGAAATCGATCGCCGGGTGCGTTACCTGCGCAAGCGCCTGGAAGATATGCGGGTGGTGGAGTACATGCCCGAGCAGGAGGGCAAGGTATTTTTCGGCGCCTGGGTGGATATCGAGAACGAGCAGGGCGAGACCAAGCGTTTTCGCATCGTGGGTTATGACGAGATTTATGAGCGCATGGACTACATCTCCATCGACTCCCCCATGGCCAGGGCCTTGCTGCGCAAAGAAGTGGATGATGAGGCCATTGTGCAGACGCCAAATGGCGAAATGTGCTGGTGGATCACAGGTATCGAATACATCAAGTAA